aaatgctaatttttctatTTGtggtcatgaaattttggaattttccaaGAAGAATTTtcccaaagaaatgatgcaagtatcgacaaaaatttaccacttacagtagaatatgtcacgaaaaaacagtctcagaatcagactgataagtaaaagcatctcagttattaatgcataaagtgacacaggccAGATTTAAAAaactgggctgtgtccttaagggggtactccgcccctagacatcttatcccctatccaaaggataggggttaagatgtcagatcgccggggtcccgctgctggggaccccgggtatcactgctgcagcaccccgctatcattactgcgccgagcgagatcgctctgcacgtaatgacgggcaatacagggtcggagcatcgttacgtcatggctccgcccctcgtgacgtcacggtccgcccccgtcaatacaagtctatgggagggggcgtggcggtcatcacgccccctgccatagacttgcattaaggggacgggccgtgatgtcatgaggggcggagccatgacgtcacgctgctccggcccctgtatcgcccgtcattacgcacagagcgaactcgctctgtgcagtaatgatggcagggtgccgcagaggcgatccccggggtccccagcagcgggaccgcggcgatctaacatcttatcccctatcctttgtataggggataagatgtctaggggcagagtacccctttaagaagttaaaCAAACTAATAGACAGAATATAAAAGTCAAATATCCCTGCTATTTATAACAGTCCTAGCATTGCTTTTTCTACCGCATTTCATCCCTATGTACCAGCAATCATTGATCTTTGAAGGATTCTTTAGTTTTGGCCTCTACTGCCAAGGTGAAAAGGTCAGACTTCTGTCCTATAAGCTAAAAGAGGTGCATCTAGATTTCAGTTTTTGGCACCATGGTATGAAAAAGCAGAGTGCAGTAGTTGCAGTCCACCCACCTGCAAACTTGCTCTTGTGTTGCCCCTTGTGCTGCTGAGTTGGGGGACACTATATGGACCATTACCTGCTAAGTATGGGCTGCAAAACTCAGTCCCAGATGTACGGTTTCCATTCTCCAGTGCACCGTCGATGCAGAGCAGACATAGCATCCTCTCCAGTCCATAGCCATATGTCTTCCGCTGCTTGCCCAAACACAATACAGGTGAGCGGTGACCTGAGACTGACCACCTGGGCATAGATTATACCCTGCTGGCGGGCAAAGTAGCCAAGTATATAGCCTCAGCGGTGCAAGAGCCCATTACGGTGAAGAAATGGTCGGTTAGATCTGGCTCCATTCGATGCCACACTGGACCTCACACTAATGTTCCGTAAAGAAAAGGGGGGCTTGAATTTCCCAGATATCCGGAATTATAAGCTGGCATGTCTTTATCGTCATAGCATCTGGCTGAGAGGGTCAAATCAATATTCTAATTTTGATCTAGTATCAGACATGGTGTACCCTTGGTCCCTGCTGGCCCTCTTCCTCAGATTCTTAATCGCCTACTACTGAAAGACACAATGGCGGCATGGAGGATATGCCAGGTTGTTATTGGCTTACCCTTTTCACTAAGCAAACATATTACCCTCTTGACTCTGAATTTCCCCTGGGAAAAGAAAATAGGTTGTATGAGAGCTGAAGGGAGGTGGTGATTGATTCTGTAAAACATCTTCTTCATTAACCTGAGGCCAGGTACCTTTCCTTCTCTGAAGTATGCACGAAATATGGGGTGGGTGATGACTACTTTTTGCaataccagcaggtgatggccTTTCTTAGGCCTCGACTGGCTCATCTATCCAAGAAGGGTCTACCCACTACTTTCGACAGCTTGATATCCACTGGTACCCCATGTCACTCACTATCTCTGTTATATCATCATCTACAAAGAAAGAACAGCGTGGAGGTAGTGGCTTTCCTTTTTCGTTATTGGGAGGAAATAGGGAGTCCCTATCCTAGAGGGTTGGGCGAAAGTGTGTAAGGTTATCATTAATGAAACATGGAGGGAGACACAATACAACATCATGCAGCATGCACTTTACTGATTTACTCTACCCAAAACTCTGGAGCATCCTGACCGCATAAAGCATCGCCCAAACTGTGGGGATTGGGGCACTGATTTTGCTACATGACCTGGTTCACTGTCAAAGGACTAGGCGTTTCTGGACTGCTTTATTTTCTGTGCTATGCAGAAAATTGAGTGTTAGTCTGTCTATTGATCCTCCTCATAGTTCTGTACATTGCTCTGGACGGTCTGGAGGTTACGCTTTTGGTGCATTCTTGGCGCACTGGCTTACCCCTAACATGCCTTCCATAGAGAAAGTACACAGTACACCAGCAACTCAAATGGTACCTCTTGTTAAATCAGATGGAATTTGGTTGCACTAGGGAAAAGTCAGCTAAGGCTTTCTTCAGGAAATGAAAAACCTTCATTGTTTCTTTTCTAAATGACTCAGAGATAGTTAAGGTGGTAGCGCCATTTCAAGACACTACTTGGTATCTAATGAGCGCTTTAGCAGGCTCTCTAGGACGGTTAAAGAGATGCCCTGGGGTGAGGTGGataggggcttaaaggggtactcccctgaaaaacttttttttttatcaactggtgccagaaagttaaacagatttgtaaattacttttatttatttttctttttgaacttcctttctgtctgaccacagtgctctctgctgacacctctgtcaaaagcaggagaggtttgctatggggatttactcctactctggacagttccaaaaatgaagtgaggtgtcagcagagagcactgtggtcagacagaaaggaagttcaaaaagaaaagaacttcctcagcAGGAacctacaacagctgataagtactggaagggttaagattttcaaaaaggctaggttcacactgtgaaatttctgggcagaatttctgccggagatcgagccgatggcactaggactgcacggactacattgccgtccccatagatggcaatgcatttctgagcagatctcccaaaagatccacccagaaatgcactgCAGTCTattggggcagcaatgcagtctgctcggtcctagcaccgccggctcaatctccggcagaaattctgcccagaaattctgcagtgtaaacccagccatagaagtaatttacaaatctgtttaactttctggcaccagttgataaaatttttttcctgtgaggtacccctttaacttaggcaAATATCTATTTAGCTCACCATAACTTACTTTACATTTAAGCTGAATGCCTTCTTTTTTGTGCCATAGGAAGGGGGAGGCAATGATCTGCTCTCTGCTTCAAGGGGGACCTGGATGAGTGGGTGGGGGTTGCTTGGGCATTATGGTGCTTCTGTTTGAGATTCTTTctgaccctgaaaataagccttaTTTCTGCCTTTGTATTGCATCTTGGATTTGCCACCTAATACTTATAGTGTGACCTCTTGGTTTTGACTGACCACTTTACTGGTGATGACCACCAGCTTTGTTCCTGACTTTGCATTTGCTTCTGTCCCAAACATTTCTGGCACTAGTCTGAGGGTCCTGACCTAGGAATCCCTTCGGGAAGTCCAGACCTCCTTGTGGGGGTTAAGGGTGAAGAACCAGTAGATATTTTACACTCTGCATCTCAGTATAACCAGCACAAACTGATTGCAGATCAACAATACAGTTCTCCAGTGAGAATTGTAACAAATAAACATTGTAAACAGCACTTGTAATTTGCTTGACTACTTTGGCATCAGTTTCTTATTTCATAGACATCCTGCAGCTGTTTCTTATCTATACATATTGCAGTGTGTTAATTTTGTTTGCCTGCTGAACCAGACTGATATAATTCTGGACTCAATATGCGggaagagtatacagtatatccatcaTGAAAGCAAAGCAGAACCTTATATGTTTTTTGGCCATTATATTAACACAAAcaggtacagggttaatatgagtCTGCCTGAGAGAACAAGTCTTAATCACCATGGTTCATCACTGTGCCAACTGATTCATAACATTAAGCCAGATATGTTTGCTATGCAACTAGGAAATAATCATAATTGAGATGAGCTCCTACAGTCTGTTTAAATTATGTCACTCATAAAATTTTTAGTAAACAAATAATAAGACCGGTATTTTCACAATAAAAACCACATGTTATTGGCACAACTTCATGTTTTCTGCAAACAACTTTGTATTCTACTTACATGTCTTCCTTATTGTTACTCTGctattaaaaaatagtttttccaaaTAGTACtttgtattttgtaatgtcatGGCCATCTGTCCAATTTGCTAAGTAATTTTCTCATGCCAACACTTTATAAACAGAAAGAGCAAGGTAAAGGTGAATATACAAATTCAGTACCTTTTGGACAGAGATTCATTCAGCCCACAGCTGTCTCTACCATTCACcgcatacacatgaatgttctgCTCTGCAAAGCCTTTATGGTTTCTGAATGGGCCGAGGTAAGCCGCTACCAGACAGCTTGCCTGGTAGCTTATCTTCCctaaaacaaaaatggccgggCAGTTAAAAAccaacatgcccgatccttctcTTTCCCAATATTATCTGTTAGGAAAGAGATGGGCAACCTCCATACACATTTACTAATATTTATGGGGTCCttaaggctttaaaggggtactctgcctctggacattttttcccctatccaaagaatagaggataagatgtctgatcgcgggggtctggccgctggaacccccgcaatctcagggTGGcatcccagcattctgaacaattttgtttagaatgctgggttcaggtggccatgacatcacgccatgccccctctattcatgtctatgggtggggaGCGTGACGAACGGccacagctgccatgccccctcccatagacatgaaaacaggggacatgatgtcacgaccatggccCTGTCCTTTTGAacacgggataagatgtccaggggcagagtatccctttaagtctgtTATATCAAGCAGTGGTAAACTGTGTTTAAAAACGCTACTAGTTTTTTATGAGCATGTCTATTGGCTTTCATTACAATATACAATTTTTTGAAAATATATTTTGTCAAAGGAATATATGGTCTTTCTATTTAGAATATTATTATCTGGTGTTGAATTGCTGGAAATCCACCAAAAATAAAGGTATGAAGAAGAAAAACACATTTATGACATTTGTGACTTACAGCCAATACTGATTTTTAGTATtataggggaatatttatcaaaatctATGTATAGGTAAAGTTAATCAGTTGGCTATAACaacaatcagatttttttttcttttcttcagaggcccttttaaaaattaaagaagcaatctaattggttgctatgggaaaccggTCAACTTTTtatctgcaaaggttttgataaatctttcccctaGGGACTGCAGTCTCTTAGAAAGCACTTTTAGTCCATTGGCACAGCTCTGAaatttcattttctagaaatgTCAAAGTACAACACCAGGGTGCACTTTTGGGACACAGTAAGTCAGGATCCAGTCTGTGTGtattcactgtatgggataaaGCATGGAGGCTAGGTTTCACCCATGGATAACTGAAAGTAGAGATAAAGCCTGTAGAGAAATCTGACAAAAATGTCTTATACAGGTTATATGATGGGCAAAAAAGTACTACACCTCATAAACTCATGAAAAGTTACACTTTACGGGCTAGTTTTTTGCGGAAccctttgtactttgtaatgaaacccttTATGTTACCGTAAAATATACCTCAACAGAAAAAATTGTGAGCTAAAATAGAAAAAcaatgcaatattttttttaaatgtgtgggGTTTTGTGTTACGACATTTACTGTGAAGTAAAATTTCCACCTTATCTGTATTCATAAGGTTGGtataattaaaacaatacccaatttgtatagtttccagCAGAAATTCCAAGACCTAAGGTTTCCCAACAGAACATTGCCCAATGCATATGCCAGTTTGCCTTCTTTTTACAGTGCATACAGATGTCAATTTTTCTCTAGGTAGGCAATGCACATGCATCCAGATATCTACATGATGGTCCAGTCCTAATTCTCACATAATCCATGGATCAGAATGGGGACTCTGACTGTTTTGTGGCTATGCAGCAAGCTGTGATTCACTTTGTGCTCTGACACCTATCATAGCTATCATTACTTTTTCCAGCAGTTAGTGCTATAGTAGCTGTTCTGTGGGGTCAGACAAGTTAGAGAAGCCTTAGCTCAAAACAATTATTGTCACTGGTTGTGTCTTGAATAGGAAAATTAGATAATGAGGCTTAATTAAGAATAAGGACTTATAATAGTAGTCACAATCTCTAGTGACAGCGCTGCAGAATATGTCAGTGACATATAGGTAACATGAATAAAAAATACAACTATGGGAGGTACTAACTACTGCATACTGACAACACACCTCAAGACCTGCTATTTTGGAGATGGTCTAACTCAGTTGTGTGCCTCACTTCCCGGTTGTCACTTAAACCCAATTTATTGAGTATAGACTCTAATGTAGTAAATCAGTCTGATTTGGCAGCTAGCAAGGCTGGGTAACAACTAACTAACTAACATAGTGGGCCCTTAAGACTGAGACTCACTGCTTCATTGCATTGACTCCTTCTTTAGGACATAGTTCCACATTTGGGAAGagtttctgaacattttgttccaaacattgAGTGTAGGCGCCCGGGCTTGTGACgtgacggccacgccccttgtgacatcacggcatgccccctcaatacaagtctatgggaggggacgtggtggcCATCaatccccccctcccatagacttgtgttgagggggtgtggtgtgatgtcacatgggggcatgGTCACATGGGCCCCGATGTCCTAACTttgttcggaacaaaatattctgaaatctgaggcagtggagtacccctttaaaacctcccCTGCTCACTGATAGCCAGTTCCTATAGGCTTTTTCACTGTTTTTGCCTGTACAGTAAGGGGATGTGCTTTCTTGTTCTTCCTTCCTTCTCCTCATCTCTTAAACTTTCTGCTCCCTCTCTCCCCTTTCCCTACTATTTCTCCCTTTCCCTCCCTCCTCCAAGGAGCAAGGGACCTCACAGTTTTCCTTAAGCTTGACTGGAAATGTGTAGCAGGGTGGGCCTTGCCCATTTGGTCACACactcatagggggacatttatcattgtttgtttTGGTAATCAATTTCTGAAGGCATTTTTTTGCttcagttttgcttatgtgctgcatatttatcatactaacacGGGCGGTTGATagatttggagcacataagcaaaacacaaaGTCTCAGTTGAGACTTTTTCGCGACTTTGAAAATTTGCTCACGTAGGGGAGTTTTGACTTGCAACTTTTTTtaaggggtttgcaactttttgttgGGTACGTGAGACATTCGCACATCATAACTACgtaaccactgcaaagtgaaaactgaaaattgcttaggtaaggctgtttgcaacttttttCTTACCCATAAAAGTCGCTCAAAAAAGTGCTTAGTCGcacatgtgactttttgtgcacccggagtaagcaaaaaagaaaaaaaaatgctctaagtactttgataaatgtcccccatagtgtttattAGACTGTTAATTTGGTTTCTATGGTTATGTTGGAGAATGTTgacaaatactctgtactgctcatTTTTTCTAAATGAAGaatttataaacaaaaaaaattgaaaaatgtaaattttattgctgcagattttgctatggAAACACTGCCAATCCACAGAAAAATCCACataacacttatatatatatatacagcttccACAAAAATGATTTGATGTGCATTTACATTATGTTATTACTCATCATTGAAATATTTTTTCCTTGAGAGGACTCTTATATTTAAAGCTACTGACTTTATGTTCACTTGGCCAAAACCTTCAAAAACCTGTCATGATGCATAAATAAACACATAGACAGTACAGGAGCACTTGAAACTACCATTGGCATCACATGGCATACTCTTCCGTATCTGTTTGCCAGTGTGACATAAAATACAAAATGCCCATTTTTGGTCTATAAGAAAGTGCAGTAAgtttatatatctatacatagtttATCCATTTCATTGCAGTGAATGATTTGGTATGCATACATTAAAATAAACATGTTCACCATTTTATGCAAAaccttttattaaaaatgtttctgAATTTACAGAACTCAAATGACTGGacgcactgtgaaaaaaaaaactgtgcagctTGTGAGTTTTACAGAAACAAAGACATGAAATGAACAGACCTGTTTACACATTTATGGTTAAAGCACAGATATTATACAGTAAACTGACTCCTAGGATGACAATGTAAACAGTTAAATTATAAAGGACTTCTGATCAAAACACTTGCATTCTTTAAAAAAAGGTATATAAAAGGTGATAGAACATAAATTACATTTAAAGGACTGTACATGAtttattctgcaaaaagcaagaacCAAAACAGCACCCTACACAATGCTGCTGCCTTCTACCTTAACACTAATGTTTCTTTTTTGGTTGAAAGAGAGTGAATTCCATTGTAGTTGGCTTCAAAGCATCTACATTTCTTTATAGATGCTTTAGCAATATCTGAAATCTGTAGTCTAGTTAAAAACTAaacttaaatggaaaaaaatttggATTCCCAGATAAATCTAGAAACAATTATCAAGTTAGTGTACTGAACACCATTTTAATGTTTGGCTTCCTACTAACATGCATAGTGGGTGATCTAGAAAGTGGTGTAAATTAACCAAAAGAAATATAATTTCTGAAATGTCCAGCTATGAGATACacacaatatgctacaattcACATCCATGTAGGAAACCATCATTGGTGTGGCTCACATGTGCAAGAACATCCTAGGAAAGATCTCAATGTGAAAAACAAGGCTTTTTGTGACAAGTCCATTAATGTCTCTCTCTTCTGATCCTGAAAATTGGCATAGGCACATTTCACTAAAGTCACAGTCTGGGTTACACATGTTGTGTTCTGGTACTCAGCCATACGTTGCATAGCAACAGTACATTACATTTCCTTTTATAATATTGTTGCATTCTAAATTTCTGTGTGTTGTTGCTGTCAACACCAAGAGATACTAAACCGGTGTTTATGGCTCTAGCTTGGAATATAGGCACCATGTGATTTATTCAGTCTTTTGTACTATTCAAGTCTTGACAAAATGTCCCTTAAAGGCAAAAGGAGTATTTATGCTTCTGAATGAATATCTGTTTCATCTAATGGAGATGTATCATTATCACCTAATAATTCCGTCTCTGGTACAGAGCCTTCTTCCTCCTCTTGAACAGGATTTTGTGACACGTCCTCTCCTGTCACATGTGCTTCATCACTGCCATCTGCAAGAAGGGCAACTCTGTCGGCCATGGAATTATTTGATGGGGCAGTTGTTACATATCCGGTGCTGGTGGAGCCACTCCCACTATGATGAGATCCAGGTTTTGGGATGATCTGTGGAGGCATTTGCTGAGGGGCCATTTGCATTGGTATTTGAACTGGATAAAAATAAGCAGCCATCTGCTGATAGCCATTGACTGGAATGTAGAGCTGTGGAGGTGGCACCATAGGCCTTATCTGTCCCTTCATTGGTAAAAACTGTGGCTGTGGAAATGGCCGTCCTTTGGGCTTCAGGTCAACATATCTAGCATTGCTGACATTACTAACTGGGCTTGTACTAAGCGAACTTGTCTGTGTGGTATTACTTGCACCAGATGTTTGTGCAGAACTGTTGTAGTTAGACATATTTTCCCATGTTCTTAGCCTAGAGTGAACATCTTTAAATCTAGGTCTTCTTGCAGGGAACTCATTCCAGCACTCAAGCATAAGGGAATAAATCCAAGCTGGGCAGTCATCTGGGCAAAGTAGCAGCTGGCGATTCCTTATCATTTCAATGACATCCTGATTGGAATATCCACAATATGGCTGTAGACCATAGCTGAAGATTTCCCACAGCACTACTCCATAGGACCAAATATCAGAATCAATGGTACACTTGCCATATGCAACTGCTTCTGGGGACATCCATCTTATAGGAAGAAGTGAATTCCCAACTAATTTATAGTAATCTGCAGAATACACTTCTCGGAAGAGACCAAGATCGGAAATTTTAACAGTCAGTTTATCAAACACTAAAATATTTCTGGCAGCTAGATCTTTGTGCACAACATGATGACTTGAAAGATACTCCATTCCTGCAGCGATCTGAGTTACAatgtgcagaaaatctgctggTTCTAAAGTGGATTTCACAGTCTTGTCATCATCGGTGCTGCCTACATCAGAGTGTGGTGATCTCATGACAAGGAACTCATGCAGGTCACTGAGTGGGGAATAGCTAAAAATCATACTCATTGGCTGCTCTTTGGTTACAGTTCCAAGAAGGCAAACAATATTTGGGTGTTGCAGCCTTGACCTCATCATAGCTTCATGTTTAAACTCCTCTCGAAGAGCCACTTCAACCTTGTCTTTTAATGTTTTTATAGCGACAGTCTGTGTCTGTTCTCCAGGAGCAGTACCAAAGAGATGTCCCTTGTATACTTTTCCAAAACGATCCTCTCCCAATTCTTCCATAAACCTTACAGTGGAAAGGTTTATCTCTTTTACTTTAACCTAAGAACAACAATTAAAAGTTACTCTCACACCAATACGCTTACACATAATAAATAAAGAGAGCTATGataattatacattatataaaccaatgaaatgtataataaactGTTCATTTGACTCATCTTTCACCCAGGTGATAATGGAAAACAAGACATGTAATCCTACCTGCTGCTTGTGCTGGTTCATAAGGGGCATCTCCATGTCTTGGCTAGGTGAGGCCATCAGCTGACGTCTCTGAGGGGTAGCAGCTGatgctttttgtttgtttctaCACATACAAACTAAGAAGAAGAGGCAGGCAATGACCAGTGGAATAGCAATACTGGGGACCAAGATATAAAGGATTTCCATCTTTGTGTTTTCTCTGGTACCTACAAaagataaaaatagaaataaccaTAATTGTCTCTGATTTCTTTCTTGATGTAAGCCATAACTTTAAAGAACAAATTGTGTTATTTGTacaataataaacatttttttaaagaagcaatATAAAAGACTATAAGCCATCTTAGTTCATTCTTTTCTCTGTGAATGGTAGTGTTGAAAACAGCtcagtaaggcccctttcacactgccggtatgcTCTGGCAAATTCATCCGTCAaaccccttcttttttttttttttctaaagtttgCCAGCCATAATTTTATCGTAGCATACTGGCAAATAACGGGTCCAGTtggaccccattgtattcaatagccaccattatttttggagagaaaagcccaagaaaaagacggtgcaagcactatttttttctctggcttttctcgatcctaaaataaagggcttcacactgccggagacagctggcagtgtgaacgtagcctaagtaTGCTCAGCTGATTCCGATGctcccattcatctctatggagaAAGACAGTGTATTTTCTGACTCAATAGGGATTTGGAGCCACAGAAGTCTTTCTTGTGAGGAGACAACTATATCACAATTTTATTTGCAATTTTCTTTATTGGAAAATAATATATGCAACAATTCATGAGTATGGTTTTACTGATCAAACTGAGCTCTATACCAATTTTTCTTTCTGTATACTACAACCAGTCTCAAGAATTATATTAATCTGGTACAGGTTGACACCCTTTTATACTCTTTACAAGTGTTTACAATATTCTTAAGG
Above is a genomic segment from Hyla sarda isolate aHylSar1 chromosome 1, aHylSar1.hap1, whole genome shotgun sequence containing:
- the ROR2 gene encoding tyrosine-protein kinase transmembrane receptor ROR2, which gives rise to MSRSRGAEGYGAVLLLVGYSVLLHRAAGEIGDFADINEPLGQLDNHDRLMPTPRGHFLTFLEPVNNITIVQGQAATLHCKVAGNPLPNVKWLKNDAPVVQEPKRITIRKTDYGSRLRIQDLDTTDTGYYQCVATNGIKTITATGVLFVRLGPTHSPNPNIQYDYQEDGFCQPYRGIACARFIGNRSIYVDSLQMQGEIENRITAAFTMIGTSTHLSDQCSQFAIPSFCHFVFPLCDDRTRTPKPRELCRDECEVLENDLCHQEYNIARSNPAILMQLHLPNCEQLPLPESPEAVNCMRIGIPMERMNRYQQCYNGTGTEYRGSVSVTKSGHQCQSWSSQFPHTHQMSVAEHPEIGGGHAYCRNPGGQMEGPWCFTLNKNVRVELCDVPACRTRENTKMEILYILVPSIAIPLVIACLFFLVCMCRNKQKASAATPQRRQLMASPSQDMEMPLMNQHKQQVKVKEINLSTVRFMEELGEDRFGKVYKGHLFGTAPGEQTQTVAIKTLKDKVEVALREEFKHEAMMRSRLQHPNIVCLLGTVTKEQPMSMIFSYSPLSDLHEFLVMRSPHSDVGSTDDDKTVKSTLEPADFLHIVTQIAAGMEYLSSHHVVHKDLAARNILVFDKLTVKISDLGLFREVYSADYYKLVGNSLLPIRWMSPEAVAYGKCTIDSDIWSYGVVLWEIFSYGLQPYCGYSNQDVIEMIRNRQLLLCPDDCPAWIYSLMLECWNEFPARRPRFKDVHSRLRTWENMSNYNSSAQTSGASNTTQTSSLSTSPVSNVSNARYVDLKPKGRPFPQPQFLPMKGQIRPMVPPPQLYIPVNGYQQMAAYFYPVQIPMQMAPQQMPPQIIPKPGSHHSGSGSTSTGYVTTAPSNNSMADRVALLADGSDEAHVTGEDVSQNPVQEEEEGSVPETELLGDNDTSPLDETDIHSEA